One genomic segment of Sporomusaceae bacterium FL31 includes these proteins:
- the mutL_1 gene encoding DNA mismatch repair protein MutL, with protein MPTPIVNIRKFTVAPDIIYSLIKAQAGTLAKSVGECVMNSIDADAKVIEITISQAKITIRDDGCGFKSRQEIEQCFEVFGFDHIEEERSFGQFGIGRAQLWNYCPTVWRTNEFRMVVDIRNRGLDYELSDGLPYQEGLLIEGEFYELLSAHDLYLFERELKELVKFVYVPVLVNGKRINKDAAKEKWTHQTSDAWIKLKENGDLAVYNLGFLVRSYPADQFGYGGIVVSKPGIHFALNMARNDILTADCEVWKRVKPFLQQGEKTSRIRMTDARRGQLAQLFLAGQLDEKAVKESKIVQDILGKYHSISEISPELLWGDKPVAAALPGNTLAEYLHRSKRAFILNSTTLERFRADNVHEFMEQIKQGMVRIHPWYKDANPVAVEDFREICRDFSELRLPLSPKEWTKEEQAAVTVLNQISGKVFECIVGRHRKGLGIRRVDLGVSDTAKSWTDGSSHITFDRKTIALARRGIGGWQLLLNMMLQEYLLNSPVSEEFSAEPAFYQRYHEATIYGLEPHSALLETAFKLYVNYCRKKGIAVNQRTIAGFDLLGGRFEEDR; from the coding sequence GTGCCAACTCCGATCGTGAATATCCGAAAATTTACGGTAGCTCCTGATATTATCTATTCTCTCATCAAAGCACAGGCAGGAACACTGGCCAAAAGTGTGGGAGAATGCGTCATGAATAGTATTGACGCTGATGCTAAAGTGATTGAGATTACCATTAGCCAGGCAAAAATCACCATTCGGGATGATGGCTGCGGGTTTAAATCCAGGCAAGAAATTGAGCAATGCTTTGAAGTGTTTGGTTTTGATCATATTGAAGAGGAGCGCAGCTTCGGTCAATTCGGGATCGGGCGGGCACAGCTCTGGAACTATTGTCCAACTGTATGGAGAACAAATGAATTCCGCATGGTGGTTGATATTAGGAATCGCGGGCTTGATTATGAATTAAGCGATGGATTGCCGTATCAGGAGGGGCTGCTCATTGAGGGCGAGTTCTATGAATTGCTGAGTGCTCATGACTTGTACTTGTTTGAGAGAGAATTAAAAGAACTGGTTAAATTTGTGTATGTCCCAGTATTGGTGAATGGTAAGCGGATTAATAAAGATGCTGCTAAAGAAAAGTGGACGCATCAGACGTCCGATGCCTGGATTAAACTTAAGGAAAACGGCGATCTTGCAGTTTATAATCTTGGCTTTCTGGTTAGAAGTTATCCTGCCGATCAATTCGGTTATGGTGGTATTGTGGTGAGCAAACCAGGTATCCATTTTGCCTTGAATATGGCTCGCAATGATATTCTCACAGCGGACTGCGAGGTTTGGAAACGGGTTAAGCCGTTTCTGCAGCAAGGTGAAAAAACGTCGCGCATCCGAATGACCGATGCTAGGAGGGGACAGCTTGCCCAACTCTTTCTCGCAGGTCAATTGGATGAAAAGGCTGTAAAAGAAAGTAAAATAGTTCAGGATATTCTGGGGAAATATCATAGCATCAGTGAGATTTCTCCAGAACTTCTATGGGGTGATAAACCGGTCGCAGCAGCTTTACCGGGAAATACATTGGCTGAATACTTACATCGTTCCAAACGTGCGTTTATTTTAAATTCCACAACCTTAGAACGATTTAGAGCAGACAATGTGCATGAATTTATGGAACAAATCAAACAGGGGATGGTCCGGATTCATCCCTGGTATAAAGATGCCAATCCTGTGGCAGTGGAAGATTTCAGGGAGATATGCCGTGATTTCTCCGAACTGCGTCTGCCGCTTTCGCCTAAAGAGTGGACCAAGGAGGAACAAGCCGCTGTTACCGTGTTGAATCAAATTTCCGGTAAGGTGTTTGAATGTATTGTTGGCCGGCACAGGAAAGGACTGGGCATTCGGCGAGTAGATCTTGGTGTATCAGATACGGCTAAGTCCTGGACGGATGGGAGCAGCCATATTACCTTTGATCGCAAAACGATCGCTTTAGCTCGTCGTGGCATTGGCGGCTGGCAGCTCTTATTGAATATGATGCTGCAGGAATATCTTCTGAATAGTCCCGTCAGTGAGGAATTTAGCGCAGAACCTGCTTTTTATCAGCGTTATCATGAAGCAACAATTTATGGACTGGAACCGCATAGTGCTTTATTAGAAACTGCTTTTAAGCTGTATGTAAATTACTGCCGCAAAAAAGGAATTGCAGTCAATCAAAGAACAATCGCTGGATTCGACTTGCTCGGGGGCCGATTTGAAGAGGATCGTTGA
- the yusT gene encoding putative HTH-type transcriptional regulator YusT: MELSDLKIFIEVVSQGSITKAAERLGYVQSNITARIQLLENEMSTKLLHRHPRGVSPTTAGKTLFDYGEKIITLVDEATKNIQNAPLPEGKLTLGIAQTISLAYHAAIVKHILDRYPAVHVSVMVKHSDDLIAAVANNLLDFALVTGPVHHPDLMEVRVAKEEVVLVSHAKEKINDLSELATHTVLLHESPCAFRKTLESFLTAAKINPPKVLEYGTPESLLNGVLEGVGVSLLPLSAVRKYVDLGLLQATPVKQAHKTLSTVLVFQRQRQASQYFDLLVDTLKAVTGSVGEII, from the coding sequence ATGGAATTATCGGATTTAAAAATTTTCATAGAGGTTGTTTCGCAAGGATCCATCACAAAAGCGGCCGAGCGGCTTGGTTATGTGCAATCCAATATTACGGCGCGCATTCAGCTATTAGAAAATGAAATGAGCACAAAGCTGCTTCATCGGCATCCCCGCGGCGTTTCACCGACAACGGCGGGTAAAACCCTATTTGACTATGGTGAAAAAATTATTACCTTAGTGGATGAAGCCACAAAGAATATTCAGAATGCACCGCTGCCAGAAGGCAAGCTTACTTTGGGGATTGCGCAAACAATATCGTTAGCTTACCATGCAGCGATTGTTAAGCATATTTTGGATCGTTATCCTGCTGTACATGTATCGGTCATGGTAAAGCACAGCGATGATTTGATTGCTGCAGTTGCTAATAATCTATTGGATTTTGCACTGGTTACCGGACCTGTTCATCATCCTGATCTCATGGAAGTAAGGGTGGCTAAAGAGGAAGTTGTCTTAGTTTCTCATGCGAAAGAAAAAATCAACGACCTCTCGGAGTTAGCAACACATACGGTATTACTGCATGAATCTCCCTGTGCTTTTCGCAAGACACTAGAATCCTTTTTGACGGCAGCCAAAATTAATCCTCCTAAAGTTTTAGAATATGGTACACCTGAAAGTTTGCTCAATGGGGTGTTGGAAGGTGTTGGGGTGTCTTTATTGCCACTTTCAGCAGTTAGAAAGTATGTAGATTTAGGGCTTTTACAAGCGACGCCAGTTAAACAAGCGCATAAAACATTGTCAACCGTGCTGGTTTTTCAGCGCCAAAGACAAGCGAGTCAGTATTTTGATCTTCTGGTGGATACATTAAAAGCTGTAACAGGAAGTGTGGGCGAAATCATATAG
- the qor gene encoding quinone oxidoreductase, producing MKAMVIRNYGGPEVFELAEIQQPIVTPGHVLVKVAASSINPIETKIRSGLVPAITPPLPAVLNADFSGEIVSIGDNTAPWKIGDQVFGCAGGVGNLQGALAEYMLVDIRLIAKKPATIDHATAALYPLVSITAWEALRDKIKVNPGDKILIHGIAGGVGHMALQLAKQSGAAVYGTVLNQEQANMATELGADGIIFADGESVEDYVARYTAGQGFDAVLDPIGGNNLNNSFKAVKYNGSVCTTNARVTLDLGLMHAKAISLHAVFMLIPMVHDLQRERHTSILSNISRMIEQGELHIKRDEKQFTFQEIAQAHRYIESGKSIGKLSLINSFS from the coding sequence ATGAAAGCAATGGTAATTCGTAATTATGGCGGCCCTGAGGTCTTTGAGCTGGCAGAAATTCAGCAACCAATAGTAACACCAGGACATGTATTAGTCAAAGTAGCTGCCAGTAGTATTAATCCAATTGAAACAAAAATTCGTTCAGGCTTAGTGCCTGCCATCACACCGCCCCTTCCAGCAGTACTCAATGCCGATTTTTCTGGTGAGATAGTTTCCATTGGTGATAACACTGCTCCCTGGAAGATTGGCGATCAAGTTTTTGGCTGCGCAGGAGGAGTAGGCAATCTCCAGGGAGCTCTGGCTGAATATATGTTAGTTGATATCCGGCTGATTGCCAAAAAGCCCGCAACGATTGATCATGCCACTGCGGCACTTTATCCACTTGTCAGTATTACAGCCTGGGAAGCACTTCGGGATAAAATTAAGGTAAATCCAGGCGATAAAATATTGATTCACGGCATTGCGGGCGGCGTAGGCCATATGGCTCTTCAATTAGCCAAACAATCGGGAGCCGCCGTCTATGGGACAGTCTTAAATCAAGAGCAGGCCAACATGGCCACCGAATTAGGAGCAGATGGAATCATATTTGCTGATGGCGAGTCAGTTGAAGACTATGTAGCAAGATATACTGCTGGCCAAGGTTTTGATGCTGTTCTAGATCCGATAGGAGGCAACAATTTAAACAATAGCTTTAAAGCAGTAAAATATAACGGCTCAGTTTGCACAACCAACGCCAGAGTAACGCTTGATCTTGGGTTGATGCATGCCAAAGCCATCAGCCTGCACGCAGTATTTATGCTCATTCCAATGGTACATGATCTGCAACGAGAAAGACATACAAGCATACTCAGCAACATCAGCCGCATGATTGAGCAAGGAGAACTGCATATTAAACGTGATGAAAAACAGTTCACTTTTCAGGAAATTGCTCAAGCTCATCGCTATATTGAATCAGGTAAATCCATTGGTAAACTATCATTAATCAATTCTTTCTCTTAA
- a CDS encoding ABC transporter ATP-binding protein, translated as MTNGSYLRSVELLREKIRSDTEYPFCIPAIQKLELLHFHPKVTMIIGDNATGKSTLLEAIAVGIGFNPEGGSLNFNFASRSSHSDLYQYIRLVKGVKKPKNGFFFRAETFYNLATNIEELDKEEGAGPRIVDSYGGRSLHEQSHGEAFFAAFTNRFSGQGLYILDEPEAALSPLRQMAMLSTIHDLVCKQSQFIITTHSPIIMAYPDAKILQLTDKGFEEVGYEQTEHYTVMREFMNNREKMLKILLES; from the coding sequence TTGACCAACGGAAGCTATTTGCGTAGTGTAGAATTACTGCGTGAAAAAATACGATCTGATACAGAATACCCTTTTTGTATACCGGCAATACAAAAATTAGAGTTATTACACTTTCACCCAAAGGTGACTATGATCATTGGTGACAATGCAACAGGTAAATCTACTCTGTTAGAGGCGATTGCCGTGGGTATTGGGTTTAATCCGGAAGGTGGCTCGCTTAATTTTAATTTTGCGTCTAGGTCTTCTCATTCAGATTTATATCAATATATTCGTTTGGTAAAAGGCGTAAAAAAGCCTAAAAATGGCTTTTTTTTCCGCGCGGAAACTTTTTATAATCTTGCAACAAATATTGAAGAGCTGGATAAGGAGGAGGGAGCAGGACCCAGAATCGTTGATTCTTATGGTGGACGCTCACTCCATGAACAATCACACGGTGAAGCATTTTTTGCCGCATTTACGAACCGTTTCAGTGGACAAGGGTTATATATACTGGATGAGCCGGAAGCGGCCCTTTCGCCTTTGCGGCAAATGGCGATGCTTTCCACAATTCATGATTTGGTTTGCAAACAGTCACAGTTTATTATAACGACCCATTCACCGATTATTATGGCCTATCCTGATGCAAAAATTTTGCAGTTGACGGATAAAGGCTTTGAAGAAGTTGGCTATGAGCAGACTGAGCACTATACTGTGATGCGTGAATTTATGAATAACCGTGAAAAAATGCTGAAAATTTTATTGGAATCCTAA
- a CDS encoding two-component sensor histidine kinase, producing the protein MFSEIRNRLTQLYVAVMAVFLVAFIVVSYTGILWVLHREEQQDIRAIADEEAREHVMLLKRKDSAFVPQSNADNDGEKIFFYVFDKDGQLVDREEPEEKMRSKVEAIIHNWQMPDGEGKIQKFYIDNNERAIVIMCSTTIYDGQEVLGRVFVGEDITSYYQLLKSLLIVLVVVAILFIVAAAFVGHLLAGRAIVPIRQSFARQREFVADASHELRTPLSILLTSVDVVQTDDGNQLSAFSVQVLDDMKSEVRRMTKMVGDLLTLARADAGVSNIIKEKFDLVLVSEQIIRSFQLVADDKGVALELDHQTPITVFADKERMSQLLLILIDNAMKYTPAGGRVKVDLRTVTGSKPTVSITVQDTGVGIPDEHKKLIFDRFYRIDKVRSREEGGSGIGLSIAKWIVDAHGGTIKVVSMPGQGSSFIVNLPA; encoded by the coding sequence ATGTTTTCTGAAATTCGTAACCGTTTAACGCAGCTATATGTTGCTGTTATGGCGGTTTTTTTAGTGGCCTTTATTGTCGTAAGTTACACAGGAATCCTTTGGGTGCTGCACCGCGAAGAACAGCAGGATATCCGCGCGATTGCCGATGAGGAGGCCAGAGAGCATGTCATGCTCCTCAAGCGCAAGGATTCTGCTTTTGTACCGCAAAGTAACGCTGACAATGACGGTGAAAAAATTTTCTTTTATGTGTTTGATAAGGACGGACAGTTAGTTGATCGCGAGGAGCCTGAGGAGAAAATGCGTTCAAAGGTTGAGGCGATCATTCATAATTGGCAAATGCCTGATGGCGAAGGCAAGATTCAAAAATTTTATATTGACAACAATGAACGGGCGATCGTGATTATGTGTAGTACGACAATCTATGATGGACAAGAAGTGCTTGGACGAGTCTTTGTTGGCGAAGATATTACTTCCTATTATCAGTTGCTTAAGAGTTTGCTCATTGTATTGGTTGTAGTTGCTATTTTATTTATTGTTGCAGCGGCTTTTGTTGGGCATTTGTTAGCAGGACGGGCAATCGTTCCAATTCGGCAATCCTTTGCACGGCAGCGTGAGTTTGTTGCTGATGCATCTCATGAGCTTCGGACGCCGCTTAGTATTCTTTTGACTTCGGTCGATGTTGTTCAGACTGATGATGGAAATCAGCTTTCGGCCTTTTCTGTTCAGGTATTGGATGATATGAAAAGCGAAGTGCGAAGGATGACCAAAATGGTGGGTGACCTTTTAACGTTAGCACGGGCTGATGCAGGAGTAAGCAATATTATTAAAGAGAAGTTTGACTTGGTTCTTGTGAGTGAACAAATTATTCGCTCATTTCAGCTTGTGGCGGATGACAAAGGGGTAGCTCTTGAACTAGATCACCAAACTCCGATCACAGTGTTTGCTGACAAGGAAAGAATGAGTCAGTTGCTCTTGATACTGATTGATAATGCCATGAAATATACGCCAGCTGGAGGGCGGGTGAAGGTTGATCTTCGAACGGTTACGGGATCGAAACCTACTGTAAGCATTACGGTGCAAGATACAGGAGTCGGTATTCCTGATGAACACAAAAAGCTCATCTTTGACCGGTTTTACCGGATTGATAAAGTGAGATCACGCGAGGAAGGCGGTTCTGGGATTGGCTTGTCGATAGCAAAATGGATCGTCGATGCTCATGGCGGCACAATAAAAGTGGTCAGTATGCCTGGGCAAGGAAGCTCATTTATTGTAAATTTACCAGCCTAA
- a CDS encoding DNA-binding response regulator, with protein sequence MRVLLAEDDVKLGRLIKHMLEKAAVQVDWVVRGDTAIDYAVHSPYDVIILDWMMPGKTGIAVCDSLRKQSYQGAILMLTAKDDVNDRVLGLDTGADDYLVKPFEFAELLARVRALSRRSTVKIKEEVLQVGSLILNRTTRIVRRGDSDIQLTAREYQLLDLLMQNSGHVVPRDLILDRIWGLDASISSNNLDAYIRLLRKKISLADDDVEIQNIRGIGYKLEAHNVF encoded by the coding sequence ATGCGGGTATTACTTGCTGAAGATGACGTTAAGCTAGGGAGATTGATTAAGCATATGCTGGAAAAAGCAGCGGTACAGGTGGACTGGGTTGTACGAGGGGATACAGCCATTGATTATGCTGTTCATTCTCCCTACGATGTCATTATTTTAGACTGGATGATGCCTGGCAAAACAGGGATTGCAGTTTGTGATTCTCTGCGCAAACAAAGTTATCAGGGCGCTATCCTGATGCTTACAGCTAAAGATGATGTGAATGACCGGGTGTTAGGCTTGGATACCGGCGCCGATGATTATCTTGTCAAACCTTTTGAGTTTGCAGAACTTCTAGCGAGAGTCCGTGCACTGTCTCGGCGTAGTACTGTGAAAATTAAAGAGGAAGTCTTACAGGTGGGGAGCCTTATTTTAAACCGTACCACTCGTATTGTACGACGAGGCGACAGCGATATACAGCTTACTGCCAGGGAGTATCAATTGCTGGATTTACTCATGCAAAATAGTGGACATGTTGTGCCCAGGGATTTAATCTTAGATAGAATTTGGGGTTTGGATGCAAGCATTTCATCCAATAATCTTGATGCCTATATCCGTCTTTTGCGAAAAAAGATCAGCCTTGCTGATGACGATGTTGAAATCCAAAATATCAGGGGGATTGGTTACAAATTGGAGGCTCATAATGTTTTCTGA